Sequence from the Pseudomonas sp. 7SR1 genome:
ACCGCCTGCGGCGGCTTCCGGCGAGGCGTGGCCGATGGATAGGCCCGAAGTGCCGCCGGAAAAACGGCCATCGGTCAGCAGGGCACAGGCCTTGCCCAGACCTTTGGATTTCAGGTAGGAGGTGGGGTAGAGCATTTCCTGCATGCCCGGACCGCCTTTCGGACCTTCGTAGCGAATGATCACGATGTCGCCGGCCTTCACCTCGTCAGCGAGGATCCCGCGCACGGCGCTGTCCTGGCTCTCGAAGATCTTCGCGTTGCCTTCGAAGACATGGATCGACTCGTCGACGCCAGCGGTTTTCACCACGCAGCCGTCCAGGGCGATGTTGCCATAGAGTACCGCCAGGCCACCTTCCTTGGAGTAAGCGTGCTCGACGCTGCGGATGCAGCCGTTTTCGCGGTCGTCGTCCAGGGTTTCCCAACGGGTCGACTGGCTGAATGCCGTCTGGGTCGGAATGCCTGCCGGGCCGGCCTTGAAGAAATGGTGCACGGCTTCGTCGTCGGTCTGGGTGATGTCCCATTTGGCGATGGCTTCGGCCATGGTCTTGCTGTGCACGGTCGGCAGGTCGGTGTGCAACAGGCCGCCACGGGCCAGGGAGCCCAGGATGCTGATGATCCCGCCGGCACGGTGCACGTCTTCCATGTGGTACTTCTGGATGTTCGGCGCGACCTTGCACAGTTGCGGCACGTTGCGGGACAGGCGATCGATGTCGCGCAGGTCGAAATCGACCTCGGCTTCCTGGGCGGCGGCCAGCAGGTGCAGGATGGTGTTGGTGGAACCGCCCATGGCGATGTCCAGGGTCATGGCGTTCTCGAACGCCTTGAAGTTGGCGATGTTGCGAGGCAATACCGATTCGTCGTTGTCGGAGTAGTAACGCTTGCACAGCTCGACGATGGTGCGACCCGCCTGCAGGAACAGCTGTTCGCGATCGCTGTGGGTGGCAAGGGTCGAGCCGTTGCCCGGCAAGGCCAGGCCCAGGGCCTCGGTCAGGCAGTTCATGGAGTTGGCGGTGAACATGCCGGAGCACGAACCGCAGGTGGGACAGGCGCTGCGCTCGTACTCGGCGACCTTCTCGTCAGAGGCGCTGGAGTCGGCGGCGATCACCATGGCGTCAACCAGGTCCAGGCCGTGGCTGGCCAGTTTGGTCTTGCCGGCTTCCATCGGACCGCCGGACACGAAGATGACCGGGATATTCAGGCGCAGCGCAGCCATGAGCATGCCGGGGGTGATCTTGTCACAGTTGGAAATGCACACGATGGCGTCGGCGCAGTGAGCATTGACCATGTATTCGACGGAGTCGGCGATGATCTCGCGGCTCGGCAGCGAATAGAGCATGCCGTCGTGGCCCATGGCGATGCCGTCATCCACCGCGATGGTATTGAATTCCTTGGCGACGCCACCGGCGCGTTCGATTTCGCGGGCGACCAGTTGGCCCAGGTCCTTGAGGTGAACGTGACCGGGGACGAACTGGGTGAAGGAGTTGGCAATGGCGATG
This genomic interval carries:
- the ilvD gene encoding dihydroxy-acid dehydratase, giving the protein MPEYRSKTSTHGRNMAGARALWRATGMKDDDFKKPIIAIANSFTQFVPGHVHLKDLGQLVAREIERAGGVAKEFNTIAVDDGIAMGHDGMLYSLPSREIIADSVEYMVNAHCADAIVCISNCDKITPGMLMAALRLNIPVIFVSGGPMEAGKTKLASHGLDLVDAMVIAADSSASDEKVAEYERSACPTCGSCSGMFTANSMNCLTEALGLALPGNGSTLATHSDREQLFLQAGRTIVELCKRYYSDNDESVLPRNIANFKAFENAMTLDIAMGGSTNTILHLLAAAQEAEVDFDLRDIDRLSRNVPQLCKVAPNIQKYHMEDVHRAGGIISILGSLARGGLLHTDLPTVHSKTMAEAIAKWDITQTDDEAVHHFFKAGPAGIPTQTAFSQSTRWETLDDDRENGCIRSVEHAYSKEGGLAVLYGNIALDGCVVKTAGVDESIHVFEGNAKIFESQDSAVRGILADEVKAGDIVIIRYEGPKGGPGMQEMLYPTSYLKSKGLGKACALLTDGRFSGGTSGLSIGHASPEAAAGGAIGLVRDGDKILIDIPNRSINLLISDEELAERRVEQDKKGWKPVELRPRKVTTALKAYALLATSADKGAVRNKAMLDGL